The Papaver somniferum cultivar HN1 chromosome 3, ASM357369v1, whole genome shotgun sequence genome includes a region encoding these proteins:
- the LOC113357565 gene encoding root phototropism protein 3-like → MWESESGSVAGRDYDSEILSSNIHGVKTNGFELKDHSWYVASDIPSDLLIQVGDYTFYLHKYPLLSRSGRMNRIIYDSKEGDVNRIEMNDIPGGPDAFELAAKFCYGIAVDLTATNISGLRCAAEYLEMTEDLEEGNLVFKTEAFLSYVVLSSWRDSILVLKGCEHLSPWAENLQIVRRCSESIAWKACANPRGIKWAYTGKPISHMSSPKWNEIKQESNPSRNHQVPSDWWFEDVSMLRIDHFVRVITAIKVKGMRFELIGAAIMQYGVKCLPGLTKDGKEDEINNPRDGYSSSWKGGLHMIISGNKEEPQNVEIKEQRMMVESLISIIPPQKDGVSCSFLLRLLRIANMLKVAPALITELEKRVGMQLEQANLVDLLIPSFHKSETLYDVDLVQRVLEHFLVQEQTDQLASPSRQPFTDKHGFEPTPRDTVTNAKIRVARLVDSYLTEVSRDRNLSLAKFQVIAEALPESARTCDDGLYRAVDSYLKAHPTLSEHERKRLCRVMDCQKLSIDACMHAAQNERLPLRIVFQVLFSEQIKISNAIANNTIKESTESSYHQPMITPRKALLEGTPQSFQEGWSTAKKDINTLKFDLESMKAKYLELQTDMENLQRQFDKTSKQKQTSAWSSGWKKLGSKLSKMTTENQEIGPHQESNTHVDQIRKAPRRWRNSIS, encoded by the exons ATGTGGGAATCAGAAAGTGGGTCTGTTGCTGGAAGAGATTATGACAGTGAAATACTCAGCTCAAACATACATGGAGTCAAGACAAATGGGTTTGAATTAAAAGATCATTCATG GTATGTTGCAAGTGATATCCCAAGTGATCTTCTTATTCAAGTTGGCGATTATACTTTCTATCTTCACAAG TATCCTTTACTCTCAAGGAGTGGAAGAATGAATAGAATTATATATGACTCGAAAGAAGGAGACGTAAACAGGATAGAAATGAATGATATACCAGGCGGGCCTGATGCATTTGAACTCGCAGCCAAGTTTTGTTACGGAATAGCGGTTGATTTGACGGCTACAAATATATCCGGGTTAAGATGTGCGGCAGAGTATCTTGAAATGACTGAAGACTTGGAGGAAGGAAATCTTGTATTTAAAACTGAAGCTTTTCTTAGTTACGTAGTTTTATCATCATGGAGAGATTCGATTTTGGTATTAAAAGGCTGTGAACACCTTTCTCCATGGGCCGAAAATCTTCAAATTGTTCGTAGGTGCAGTGAGTCGATTGCTTGGAAAGCTTGTGCGAATCCAAGAGGAATCAAATGGGCATACACAGGAAAACCAATAAGCCATATGTCGAGTCCCAAGTGGAACGAGATCAAGCAGGAATCAAATCCTAGTAGGAATCACCAAGTTCCTTCAGATTGGTGGTTTGAAGATGTATCGATGTTACGGATCGATCACTTTGTTAGAGTCATCACAGCAATCAAAGTTAAAGGTATGAGGTTTGAGCTTATTGGAGCTGCAATTATGCAATACGGCGTGAAATGCTTACCTGGTTTAACGAAAGACGGAAAGGAAGATGAGATTAATAATCCTAGAGATGGTTACTCTAGCAGTTGGAAGGGTGGACTTCATATGATAATTTCAGGAAACAAGGAAGAACCTCAAAATGTTGAGATTAAGGAACAACGGATGATGGTTGAAAGTCTGATTAGTATCATCCCACCTCAGAAAGATGGTGTTTCGTGTAGTTTCCTATTAAGACTTCTAAGAATCGCGAATATGTTGAAAGTTGCACCGGCATTAATCACTGAATTAGAAAAGAGAGTTGGAATGCAACTTGAACAAGCAAATTTAGTGGATTTACTTATTCCTTCTTTTCACAAGAGTGAAACTTTATACGATGTGGATCTTGTTCAGAGAGTTTTGGAACATTTTTTAGTTCAAGAACAGACTGATCAACTCGCAAGCCCTAGTCGACAACCTTTCACTGATAAACACGGGTTTGAACCAACTCCAAGAGACACTGTGACTAATGCAAAAATTAGAGTTGCAAGACTTGTTGATAGTTATCTTACTGAGGTGTCCCGAGATAGAAATCTTTCTCTTGCCAAGTTTCAAGTTATTGCCGAGGCTTTGCCAGAATCTGCAAGAACTTGCGATGATGGACTATATCGAGCAGTAGATTCATATCTAAAG GCTCATCCAACTCTTTCGGAGCATGAAAGGAAAAGGCTTTGTCGAGTGATGGACTGCCAAAAGCTCTCAATCGATGCTTGTATGCATGCGGCACAAAATGAACGGCTACCACTAAGAATAGTATTTCAGGTTCTCTTCTCGGAACAGATAAAAATAAGCAATGCGATAGCCAACAATACAATAAAAGAATCAACTGAATCAAGTTACCACCAACCAATGATCACACCACGAAAAGCGTTACTTGAAGGGACTCCACAGTCATTCCAGGAAGGATGGTCTACTGCAAAGAAGGATATTAATACACTTAAATTTGACCTGGAAAGCATGAAAGCCAAGTACCTGGAACTTCAGACTGATATGGAGAATTTACAAAGGCAATTTGATAAAACGTCAAAGCAGAAACAAACTTCGGCGTGGAGTAGTGGGTGGAAGAAATTAGGCAGTAAACTTAGTAAGATGACTACTGAAAATCAAGAAATTGGGCCTCACCAGGAATCAAATACTCATGTTGATCAAATAAGAAAAGCTCCTAGAAGATGGAGGAATTCTATTTCCTGA